The Plasmodium sp. gorilla clade G2 genome assembly, chromosome: 6 genome has a segment encoding these proteins:
- a CDS encoding RNA-binding protein mei2 homologue, putative, whose amino-acid sequence MPMIDEKINMSNVKGTRIIHVKNTYISPYILHNINNNEGPLKHLDKILKEEKDNMNIKINNVNNKETNNDRHTLKYSTLCNDSNILHPQNKDEEIELNTISTVIHMNSDEDSDKDNDTIINENNDLLTDNIKKYHAVNNNNNNNNNIIYNEINNIIKNNSVINDANNSIHFNNNSYINNFNLNHNFSVCNRTLNNTCTSQVNLRNNMNSNKKINDNNKKVNNETNNRTNNDNNINEFDKLNNKKNNYIDCSVYKCEDEIPLGTILNIQDLENHTNNNMNNCHNNNKSKILTTVMLRNIPNKYTQNMLMDVMNEHFKGLYDFFYLPIDFRNKCNVGYAFINFIHPYYAELFIKFFNNYKLNAFKSNKVCSVTWGRVQGLKANIEHYRNSAIMTIPIPQYKPILFQNGISVSWPESDGPLPSIKLRSQKF is encoded by the coding sequence ATGCCTATGATAGATGAAAAGATAAATATGAGTAATGTCAAAGGCACCAGAATTATTCatgtaaaaaatacatatatatctcCATATATACTACacaatataaacaataatgAAGGCCCATTAAAACATTTGgacaaaatattaaaagaagaaaaagataatatgaatataaagattaataatgtgaataataaagaaactAATAATGATAGGCACACATTAAAATATTCTACATTATGTAATGATTCAAATATATTGCATCCacaaaataaagatgaaGAAATTGAATTAAATACAATCTCAACTGTTATACACATGAATTCTGATGAAGATAGTGATAAAGATAATGATAccataataaatgaaaataatgatctGTTAAcagataatataaagaaatatcaTGCCgttaacaataataataataataataataatattatatataatgaaataaataatattattaaaaataattcagtCATTAATGATGCAAATAATTCtattcattttaataataattcatatataaataattttaatttaaatcaTAATTTTTCTGTGTGTAATCGTACTTTAAATAACACCTGCACAAGTCAGGTAAATTTGagaaataatatgaacagcaataaaaaaattaatgataaCAACAAAAAGGTGAATAATGAAACTAATAACAGaacaaataatgataataatataaatgaatttgataaattaaataataagaaaaataattatattgattGTTCCGTTTACAAATGTGAGGATGAAATACCCCTAGGTACGATACTAAATATCCAAGATTTGGAAAatcatacaaataataatatgaataattgtcataataataataagagtAAGATTCTTACAACAGTTATGCTCAGAAATATTCCAAACAAATATACACAAAATATGTTGATGGATGTAATGAATGAACATTTTAAAGgattatatgattttttttatttaccaATTGATTTTAGAAATAAATGTAATGTTGGATAtgcttttattaattttatacatCCATATTATGCTGAACTGTTtatcaaattttttaataattataaattaaatgcaTTTAAAAGTAACAAAGTCTGTTCGGTTACATGGGGAAGAGTACAAGGATTAAAAGCAAATATTGAGCATTATAGAAATTCAGCAATTATGACTATACCAATACCACAATATAAACCTATACTTTTTCAAAATGGTATATCTGTTTCATGGCCTGAATCAGATGGCCCTTTACCATCTATTAAATTAAGATctcaaaaattttaa
- a CDS encoding superoxide dismutase [Fe] — MNFKIFLSLSIFLFFLKPNVPKGVYGLKNVCKLNFLNFNGFLPLHKTNKCFSKHDENLYDSWDVKPLWNAKPFSLMKLPFNPQDMSPFLSEEAIKYHYSKHHATYVKNLNNLSEQHKDLKSLTLEDIIKKYDGSIYNNAAQIFNHNFFWLGLKEQGGGMPYGEIKEKLDESFNSFENFKNEFVKQASGHFGSGWIWLIIKDRKLEIFQGHDADSPIKQNIGKPILTLDIWEHSYYVDYKNSRADYIKEWFNKINWDFANYNLSISN; from the exons ATGAATTTTAAGATTTTCCTTTCTTTGtcaatttttttgttttttttaaaaccaAATGTTCCCAAAG gTGTTTATGGGTTGAAAAATGTATgcaaattaaattttttaaattttaatggTTTTCTTCCTCTACATAAAACTAATAAATGTTTTTCTAAGCATgatgaaaatttatatgatagTTGGGATGTTAAGCCATTATGGAATGCTAAACCATTTTCTTTAATGAAATTGCCCTtt aACCCTCAAGATATGTCCCCTTTTTTGAGTGAGGAAGCTATAAAATATCATTACAGCAAACACCATGCTACATATGTGAAGAACTTAAATa attTATCTGAGCAACATAAGGATTTAAAAAGTTTAACATTAGAAG acataataaaaaagtatgATGGATCTATATACAATAATGCAG CTCAAATTTTTAACCACAATTTCTTTTGGCTAGGATTAAAAGAACAAGGGGGAGGAATGCCATATGgtgaaataaaagaaaaacttGATGAATCCTTTAATTCAtttgaaaattttaaaaacgAATTCGTAAAGCAAGCATCAg GTCATTTTGGAAGTGGGTGGATAtggttaataataaaagatagAAAATTAGAGATTTTTCAAGGACATGATGCTGATAGTCctattaaacaaaatattgGAAAACCCATATTAACATTAG atatatGGGAACATTCTTATTATGTGGATTATAAAAACTCGAGAGctgattatataaaag aatggtttaataaaataaattggGATTTTGCCAATTATAATTTGTCCATTTCAAATTaa
- a CDS encoding EGF-like membrane protein,putative, which produces MFRFYQLIIGLLLIFYFLEKYNITFCKDCVNPHNCKHDCYVLEDNKQLCLCNENEKGIDCKETWNVCEKDCNIYGMNESCSMALCKCVPTSDKPYYKCECGDFFKGKNCEIENNPCSFPETNPCLNGTCIFIMKLNRIICKCNNGWTQKNMQSATMLNWGNEKVEVPPPCDEQIRKGLSKYVIYHTPGKKSLYFKEK; this is translated from the exons ATGTTTAGATTTTATCAATTGATTATAGGactattattaattttttattttcttgagaaatataatattacctTTTGTAAAGATTGTGTTAACCCACATAATTGTAAACATGATTGTTACGTATTAGAAGATAATAAACAATTATGTTTATGTAATGAGAATGAGAAAGGAATTGATTGTAAAGAAACATGGAATGTGTGTGAAAAGGATTGTAATATATACGGCATGAATGAATCATGTTCTATGGCTTTAT gcAAATGTGTACCTACGAGTGATAAACCATACTATAAATGCGAATGTGGAGATTTTTTCAAAGGAAAGAATTGCGAAATTGAAAATAATCCTTGCTCATTTCCTGAAACAAATCCTTGTTTAAATGGAACTtgcatatttattatgaaatTGAACAGAATTATTTGCAAATGTAATAATGGATggacacaaaaaaatatgcaaAGTGCAACCATGTTAAATTGGGGAAACGAAAAGGTGGAAGTTCCCCCACCATGTGACg agcAAATTCGAAAAGGACTATCCAAATATGTGATTTATCATACACCTGGTAAAAAAAGCCtttattttaaagaaaaataa
- a CDS encoding transcription or splicing factor-like protein, putative produces MYYDPLVALVNILPVEKLSDENSKKKSRWERNATNNIIENKVVVSNKWGSEDYKPYLPLPFVDFPPGLTPAQLDQFLREQRYDELTKKLNKGELEYVDPDIRPPSPPPIYDKNGSRINTREARIKNSMIEEHHRLIEYLLKHVDGFVAPPTYKPIKKIRKIEIPIDKYPEYNFMGLIIGPRGCNHKRLEAESGAQISIRGKGTLKEGKKTDHQTEIEAAMPKHVHIAADTEECVEKAVSLITPLLDPFHPLHEEYKRKGLEQLALVNGINLSQLDTQRCSICNSNTHLTFECPENMNIQNFKKPEIKCNLCGDHGHITLDCKLAKQSSSNYINKNDLENSNDISQPIHAHLHSPAPPPPPPPPPLYDPITNTTQGYNGIYKMDKIKMDLEYEKMMNELNGDHPNKDKKNDDIYKKLNENTMDNITNQNDIMNMNNDKYNISHDNNMIPTNSNNINDINDIYKNNNNNNNNQINDNNELYKNDNEYNNNYMNNYPININKFNPSNHHNMNNPNFIPLPQNNNENHFNNMLNFNNVNNIPLTPPLPPILPNFLNLPFVDNDIMINPAFAYQTNPPLSLDPLYMQNYANWAQMPMNYAEQLLVNAPAPDTNPPPLPSDSVGLNKEENTNTT; encoded by the exons ATGTATTATGACCCGCTGGTTGCGcttgttaatatattaccCGTGGAAAAACTAAGCGATGAGAAtagcaaaaaaaaatctaGATGGGAAAGGAATGCaactaataatattatagaaaataaagtAGTGGTATCAAACAAGTGGGGGTCTGAAGATTATAAACCTTATCTACCATTACCTTTTGTTGATTTCCCACCAGGTTTAACTCCTGCTCAGTTAGATCAGTTTTTGAGAGAACAAAGATATGAtgaattaacaaaaaaattaaataaaggGGAATTAGAATATGTAGATCCAGATATTCGACCGCCTTCTCCACCTCCTATATATGACAAGAATGGTAGTAGGATTAATACAAGAGAAgcaagaataaaaaatagtaTGATAGAAGAACATCATAGGTTAatagaatatttattaaaacatgTAGATGGATTTGTAGCACCTCCTACTTATAAACCAATAAAGAAAATTCGTAAGATTGAAATACCTATAGATAAATATCcagaatataattttatgggTTTAATTATTGGTCCACGTGGTTGTAATCATAAACGATTAGAAGCTGAGAGTGGTGCCCAAATAAGTATAAGAGGAAAAGGCACATTAAAAGAAGGTAAAAAAACAGATCATCAGACTGAAATAGAAGCTGCTATGCCTAAACATGTACATATAGCAGCTGATACAGAAGAATGTGTAGAAAAGGCTGTTAGTTTAATAACACCTTTATTAGATCCTTTTCATCCTTTAcatgaagaatataaaagaaaaggatTAGAACAATTAGCTCTAGTTAATGGTATTAACTTAAGTCAATTAGATACACAAAGATGTTCTATATGTAATTCAAATACACATTTAACATTTGAATGCCcagaaaatatgaatatacaaaattttaaaaaaccaGAAATTAAATGTAATTTATGTGGAGATCATGGTCATATTACTTTAGACTGTAAACTAGCCAAACAATCTTCAtctaattatattaataaaaatgatctAGAAAATTCCAATGACATATCACAACCTATACATGCACATCTACATTCACCTGCACCTCCCCCACCTCCACCACCTCCTCCATTATATGACCCAATAACAAATACAACACAAGGATAtaatggaatatataaaatggacaaaataaaaatggatttagaatatgaaaaaatgatgaatgaATTAAATGGTGATCATCCGAataaagacaaaaaaaatgatgacatatataaaaaattaaatgaaaatacaatggataatattacaaatcaaaatgatataatgaatatgaataatgataaatataatatatcacatgataataatatgattccaacaaatagtaataatataaatgatataaatgatatatataaaaataataataataataataataatcagataaatgataataatgagttatataaaaatgataatgaatataataataattatatgaataattatcctattaatataaataaatttaatccatcaaatcatcataatatgaacaatccTAATTTTATACCTCTtccacaaaataataatgaaaatcattttaataacatgttaaattttaataatgtaaataatatacctTTAACACCTCCATTACCACCTATATTACCAAATTTTCTTAATCTCCCATTTGttgataatgatattatgATAAATCCTGCATTTGCATATCAAACAAATCCACCATTATCTCTAGACCCACTATACATGCAGAATTATGcaa atTGGGCACAAATGCCTATGAATTATGCAGAGCAGTTACTAGTCAATGCGCCTGCTCCAGACACAAATCCTCCTCCACTTCCATCAGACAGTGTAGGTTtgaataaagaagaaaatacaaacacaacataa
- a CDS encoding ATP dependent DEAD-box helicase, putative, whose product MFIKKKESFLSNLYNLLKKQKFKFSHYIEGKNDNFRKQINEEYERIQRNIPLNENDIFKIRNVMIRIGNDKRILSNIIHTYNIPSFFLLDKDVRNHFLNYIKNNISYADQLRNGVLMNNDVDEKKDDNFLNIQDKKYNNDNIKQDNSCNILNLYDHTNQNYSTTAPNQIYSNNNNNNNINGNNNYCYDKPNVDIRKEKLKRSDEIIMNILLIFIKKYYYKQWMFYEHIKRLCDYREIMLYIMNKNKKHVRNIYLYVGPPNSGKTYHAFQKLLVSKNGLYCSPLRLLAWEIYSKLTGMNKQVNLLTGQEVIIKNNQVNENDNNRVNEHYNNQINENDNNRVNEHYNNHVNEHHNNQVNEYHNNHVNEHHNVSHTVCTIEMTPLNKKYDCAIVDEIQMINNELRGYAWTNVLMNLNCKDIYLCGSEYIIDLIKNLADIFNDQLFIKKFERLGSLQLLEYNTTLEDVETGDCIITFSRNNIMLLKKILEKNNKRVFVIYGSLPPDSKKKQINLFNQYCKDDMDQTKEIITQREQKHNQHNIYLLYEKKIEEYKIKINNYKQRFNKHDLKSNMNKYYDSISYYKNILRKYFHCVKKYTYHQKNKTTKKKQTVLIATDVIGMGLNINIKRIIFYSLKKYDGDILRYLTISEFLQIAGRAGRFNPSSENKSIGYITCIHIEDIEILKTIFKHKYINSLNYISTGDLQEGKKELNRSHSDSLHNINNLLNIQYSTLLEIYNMIKKERAMKEEQMETSIEMNDIYSGDNKKLKIIKNMHNNNNNIHNNNDGDNFICTLNFTNNYKAKAGFFPQYYAVEELRKTLEYEYNSKIKLHEILKILVDYVRLNDEYFFLTKNYNNMITITKELEHINLEPKILFTYSLCPININNIILLNTLKTFCMCHSILGYVDFFHCVNNNIFSHVDGNKYFDLLNNETNSNNTANHSISYSNIQRDTNVKTNFINQYDGYVNENVINNINYIDHNNNNKYDISTNSFYFNKKIDIDNNINVNTICEHNQGEIKGMNTQINNDDNIIHIDEYTQLLEMYYEMMDMYCWLYTKFPDVYKNINLVTNEKKKVSMKIIHMLTHTFKDK is encoded by the coding sequence atgtttataaaaaaaaaggaatcaTTTCTTTCGAAcctttataatttattaaagaaaCAAAAGTTTAAGTTCAGTCATTATATAGAAGGTAAGAATGATAATTTTAGAAAGcaaataaatgaagaatatgAAAGAATTCAACGCAATATTCCTTTAAATGagaatgatatatttaaaataagaaatgtTATGATAAGAATTGGGAATGATAAAAGGATACTtagtaatattatacatacatataatattccttctttttttttattagataAAGATGTAAGAAATCATTTCttgaattatattaaaaataatataagttaTGCTGACCAATTAAGAAATGGTGTCCTTATGAATAATGATGTAGATGAAAAGAAGgatgataattttttaaatatacaagataaaaaatataataatgataatattaaacaaGATAATTCTTGTaacatattaaatttatatgatcatACCAATCAGAATTATTCAACTACTGCACCTAATCAaatatatagtaataataataataataataatattaatggtaataataattattgttATGATAAACCGAATGTAGatataagaaaagaaaaattaaaacggtctgatgaaattattatgaatatattattaatatttattaaaaaatattattataagcaATGGATGTTTTATGAACACATAAAAAGATTATGTGATTATAGAGaaataatgttatatataatgaataaaaataaaaagcatgtaaggaatatatatttatatgttggACCACCAAACAGTGGAAAGACTTATCATGCATTTCAAAAATTGTTGGTATCTAAAAATGGATTATATTGTTCTCCTTTAAGATTATTAGCATGGGAGATATATTCTAAATTGACAGGAATGAATAAACAAGTTAATTTATTAACAGGTCAGGAAGTAATAATCAAAAATAATCAAgttaatgaaaatgataataatcgTGTTAATgaacattataataatcaaattaatgaaaatgataataatcgTGTTAATgaacattataataatcatgtTAATGAACATCATAATAATCAAGTTAAtgaatatcataataatcatgTTAATGAACATCATAATGTCTCACATACTGTATGCACAATCGAGATGACCCccttaaataaaaaatacgaTTGTGCTATTGTTGATgaaatacaaatgataaataACGAATTAAGAGGATACGCATGGACTAACGTTCTTATGAATTTAAATTGtaaagatatatatctttgtggtagtgaatatattatagatttaataaaaaatttagcTGATATATTCAATGATCAactatttattaaaaagttCGAAAGGTTAGGTTCTTTACAGTTACTAGAATATAACACAACATTAGAAGATGTTGAAACAGGTGACTGTATTATAACCTTCTcaagaaataatattatgttactaaaaaaaattttagaaaaaaacaataaaagagtatttgtaatatatggATCCTTACCACCAGAttcaaagaaaaaacaaataaatctGTTTAATCAATATTGTAAAGATGACATGGATCaaacaaaagaaataataacacAAAGAGAACAAAAACACAAtcaacataatatatatttattgtatgaaaaaaaaatagaagaatataaaattaaaataaataattacaaaCAGAGATTCAATAAACACGATCTTAAAtctaatatgaataaatattatgattcaATTTcttattacaaaaatattttgagaaaatattttcattgcgtcaaaaaatatacatatcatcaaaaaaacaaaacaacaaaaaaaaaacaaacagtTTTAATAGCTACAGATGTTATAGGTATGggtttaaatataaatattaaaagaataattttttattccttaaaaaaatatgatggaGATATTTTAAGATATTTAACTATTTCGGAATTTTTACAAATAGCTGGAAGGGCAGGTCGTTTTAATCCTTCATCTGAAAATAAATCTATAGGATATATTACATGTATACACATAGAAGATATAGAAATATTGAAAACTATatttaaacataaatatataaatagtcTCAATTATATATCAACTGGTGATCTACAAGAGGGGAAAAAGGAATTAAATAGATCTCATTCGGATAGCTTacacaatataaataatttattgaaTATCCAATATTCAACAttattagaaatatataatatgataaaaaaggaaagagCTATGAAGGAAGAGCAAATGGAAACAAGTATCGAAatgaatgatatatatagtggagacaataaaaaattgaaaataataaaaaatatgcataataataataataatatacataataataatgatggtgATAATTTTATTTGCACCCTTAAttttacaaataattataaagcAAAGGCAGGATTCTTCCCACAGTATTATGCCGTTGAAGAATTAAGAAAAACTTTAGAATATGAATACAATTCAAAAATTAAACTACATGAAATACTTAAAATATTAGTTGATTATGTAAGattaaatgatgaatatttttttttaacaaaaaattataataatatgattacTATTACAAAGGAGTTAGAACATATTAATTTAGAACCAAAGATTCTTTTTACATATTCCTTATGtccaataaatataaataatattattcttcTTAATACATTAAAAACTTTTTGTATGTGTCATAGTATATTAGGGTATGTAGATTTTTTTCATTGtgtcaataataatatattctctCATGTAGATGGCAACAAATATTTTGAtctattaaataatgaaaccaatagtaataatacaGCAAATCATAGTATATCATATAGTAATATTCAAAGGGATACTAATGTAAaaacaaattttataaatcaaTATGATGGATATGTAAATGAAAATgtgataaataatataaattatatagatcataataataataataagtatGATATATCGACTAATagcttttattttaataaaaaaatagatatagACAACAATATAAATGTCAACACAATATGTGAACATAATCAAGGGGAAATAAAAGGTATGAACACacaaattaataatgatgataatataattcatatagaTGAATATACTCAATTATTAGAAATGTATTATGAAATGATGGATATGTATTGTTGGCTATATACAAAATTCCCagatgtatataaaaatataaatttagtaactaacgaaaaaaaaaaagtctctatgaaaattattcatatgctAACACACACATTTAAGGATAAATAA